Proteins encoded together in one Deinococcus hopiensis KR-140 window:
- a CDS encoding homoserine O-acetyltransferase family protein → MTAVTLSPDLSPPPPPERCFRQQTALLFRQAPLLLDCGQPVNDVRVAYHTYGTPSEHAVLVLHALTGTSAVHEWWPDFLGEGRPLDPTRDYIVCANVLGGCAGTTGPAELPQIGSGDAPLTLRDMARVGRALLEHLGVRRVSVVGASMGGMLAYAWLLECPDLVDRALIVGAPARHSPWAIGLNTAARNAIQAAPGGEGLKVARQIAMLSYRSPESFALTQAGTSHRRPGAPAITTYLEHQGEKLANRFCERSYLALTGAMDRFQPSDAELQTVRVPVLAVGISSDVLYPPGEVCGHAALLPNSRYLELQSPHGHDAFLMDPGPLPAWAAEFLTG, encoded by the coding sequence ATGACGGCTGTGACGCTCTCCCCTGACCTTTCGCCTCCCCCCCCGCCCGAGCGATGTTTTCGGCAGCAGACGGCGCTGCTGTTCCGGCAGGCACCGCTGCTGCTGGACTGCGGACAGCCCGTCAATGACGTGCGGGTGGCCTACCACACCTACGGCACGCCCTCGGAACACGCGGTGCTCGTGCTGCACGCGCTGACGGGCACGAGCGCCGTGCATGAGTGGTGGCCGGACTTTCTGGGCGAGGGCCGTCCCCTGGACCCCACCCGGGACTACATCGTGTGCGCCAATGTACTGGGCGGCTGTGCGGGCACCACGGGTCCGGCGGAACTGCCCCAGATCGGCAGCGGGGACGCGCCCCTCACCCTGCGTGATATGGCGCGGGTGGGGCGGGCGCTGCTGGAACACCTGGGCGTGCGGCGCGTCTCGGTGGTGGGGGCGAGCATGGGTGGCATGTTGGCCTACGCCTGGCTGCTGGAATGCCCCGATCTGGTGGACCGGGCGCTGATCGTCGGGGCCCCCGCGCGCCACTCGCCCTGGGCGATTGGGCTGAACACGGCCGCCCGGAATGCCATCCAGGCGGCTCCCGGTGGCGAGGGCCTGAAGGTGGCGCGGCAGATCGCCATGCTGAGTTACCGCTCGCCTGAGAGCTTCGCGCTGACGCAGGCGGGGACGAGCCACCGTCGGCCCGGCGCCCCTGCCATCACCACCTACCTCGAACACCAGGGCGAGAAGCTGGCAAACCGCTTCTGCGAGCGCAGCTACCTCGCCCTGACGGGCGCGATGGACCGCTTTCAGCCGAGCGACGCCGAACTGCAGACCGTCCGCGTGCCGGTCCTGGCGGTGGGCATCTCCAGCGACGTGCTGTACCCACCAGGGGAGGTGTGCGGGCACGCCGCCCTGCTGCCGAACAGCCGGTATCTGGAGCTGCAAAGCCCGCACGGGCACGACGCCTTTCTGATGGACCCGGGTCCGCTGCCCGCCTGGGCGGCGGAGTTTCTGACAGGCTGA
- the purH gene encoding bifunctional phosphoribosylaminoimidazolecarboxamide formyltransferase/IMP cyclohydrolase, with protein MTKRALISVSDKAGIGDFARALVGAGWEVLSTGGTLATLRAAGIAATAVSDVTGFPEILDGRVKTLHPAIHGGILARRDEGHLAELAAHSLGTIDLVCVNLYPFRETVARGADFAEVIENIDIGGPAMIRAAAKNHAGVLVLVDPADYPLALQPEVSQADRRRLAAKAYRHTSEYDAAITTHLEGVRETGEGLPEHLTLNLSRVASVRYGENPHQPGAVYRLGSERGPVLDARVVAGKPMSFNNYADADAAWALASELAMQEDQPSGTRAVCVAVKHANPCGVAVADNVQAAWEQARDADTLSVFGGVVAVSRTVDLAAAQSMRGTFLEVLIAPDVTPEAVEWFAAKKPDLRVLAAAPDANTGTLDVRPLSGGFAVQRRDARPWEDLCPEVVTQRQPTEQEWLDLRFAWAVVKHARSNAVVLARNGVTVGLGAGAVSRIWAAERAVGNAGERARGAVLTSEAFFPFDDVVRLAASAGVTAVLQPGGAKRDPEVIAAANELGVSMVFTGSRHFRH; from the coding sequence ATGACAAAACGGGCACTGATCTCGGTCAGCGACAAGGCGGGCATCGGGGACTTCGCGCGGGCGCTCGTGGGCGCGGGCTGGGAAGTTCTGAGCACGGGCGGCACCCTTGCCACCCTGCGCGCGGCGGGCATCGCGGCCACGGCGGTCAGCGACGTGACCGGCTTTCCCGAGATTCTGGATGGGCGCGTCAAGACGCTGCACCCCGCCATCCACGGCGGCATCCTCGCCCGGCGCGACGAGGGACACCTCGCCGAACTCGCGGCGCACAGCCTGGGTACCATTGACCTCGTGTGCGTCAACCTCTACCCCTTCCGGGAGACGGTGGCGCGCGGCGCGGACTTTGCCGAAGTCATCGAGAACATCGACATCGGCGGCCCGGCCATGATCCGCGCCGCGGCGAAGAACCACGCGGGCGTGCTCGTGCTCGTGGACCCCGCTGACTATCCGCTGGCCCTCCAACCCGAGGTGTCACAGGCGGACCGCCGCCGCCTCGCCGCAAAGGCCTACCGCCACACCAGCGAGTACGACGCGGCGATCACCACCCATCTGGAGGGCGTGCGGGAAACGGGGGAAGGGCTGCCCGAACACCTCACCCTGAACCTCTCGCGTGTGGCTTCTGTTCGCTACGGTGAAAACCCCCACCAGCCCGGCGCGGTGTACCGTCTCGGTTCAGAGCGCGGACCGGTGCTGGACGCCCGCGTGGTGGCGGGAAAGCCCATGAGCTTCAACAACTACGCCGACGCGGACGCCGCCTGGGCGCTCGCCTCAGAACTGGCCATGCAGGAAGACCAGCCCTCAGGCACGCGTGCCGTCTGCGTGGCCGTCAAGCATGCCAACCCCTGCGGTGTGGCGGTGGCGGACAACGTGCAGGCCGCCTGGGAACAGGCCCGGGACGCCGACACCCTCAGCGTCTTCGGTGGCGTGGTGGCGGTCAGCCGCACTGTGGACCTCGCGGCGGCCCAGAGCATGCGCGGGACCTTCCTCGAAGTCCTGATCGCGCCTGACGTAACCCCCGAAGCGGTGGAGTGGTTTGCGGCGAAGAAGCCGGACCTACGGGTGCTGGCGGCTGCGCCGGACGCCAACACCGGCACCCTGGACGTGCGCCCGCTGTCGGGCGGTTTTGCCGTGCAGCGCCGCGACGCGCGCCCCTGGGAGGACCTGTGCCCAGAAGTCGTCACCCAGCGCCAGCCCACCGAGCAGGAGTGGCTGGACCTGCGCTTCGCCTGGGCGGTGGTCAAGCATGCCCGCAGCAACGCGGTGGTTCTGGCAAGGAACGGCGTGACTGTGGGCCTGGGAGCCGGGGCCGTGAGCCGCATCTGGGCCGCCGAGCGTGCGGTGGGCAATGCGGGCGAACGGGCACGCGGCGCGGTGCTGACCTCCGAGGCGTTTTTCCCCTTTGATGACGTGGTGCGCCTCGCGGCGAGCGCAGGCGTGACGGCCGTCCTCCAACCCGGCGGCGCCAAGCGTGATCCCGAGGTGATCGCCGCCGCCAACGAACTCGGCGTGAGCATGGTATTCACGGGCTCACGGCACTTCCGGCACTAG
- a CDS encoding RidA family protein produces the protein MSDTPSIRLVNVPALGKAAGYSHLAEVRGGRTIYLSGQIAVDPAGQVVGEGDFTAQARQVFRNIGAALSEVGLTFGAVVKLTLFLTDMTHLPQLRAVRDEFVDVAAPPASSAVQVARLVRPELLVEVEAIAVGP, from the coding sequence GTGAGCGACACGCCTTCCATCCGCCTCGTCAACGTGCCCGCCCTTGGCAAAGCTGCCGGTTATTCCCACCTCGCCGAGGTCCGGGGAGGCCGCACCATTTACCTCTCCGGGCAGATCGCGGTGGACCCCGCCGGGCAGGTGGTGGGCGAGGGCGACTTCACCGCACAGGCCCGGCAGGTCTTCCGCAACATCGGGGCGGCGCTCTCGGAAGTGGGCCTGACCTTCGGTGCTGTGGTCAAGCTCACCCTTTTCCTGACCGATATGACGCACCTGCCCCAGCTGCGCGCGGTGCGCGACGAGTTTGTCGATGTGGCCGCGCCGCCTGCAAGCAGCGCGGTGCAGGTGGCGCGGCTGGTGCGGCCGGAACTGCTGGTGGAGGTGGAGGCGATCGCCGTGGGGCCGTAG
- a CDS encoding glycosyltransferase family 2 protein has protein sequence MKTLFSVLDLISLLLFVLYATQQVLSALQRRPKPPVAGEGARLTFLIPALNEAGVIGPTLDNLRRTVPGARLVVIDDASDDGTAEIVAELAARDPQVLLLRRHLPGARQNKSRAMKWAVEHLLTAGPLAGRDLTQEVLVVLDADGQIGPDFAPQVRGAFADPDVMAAQGWMRFRQTGAPGGWAGVWSRMLLFQQDLETFIVGRIQRLRALGHTVALTGNGQCMRASYVAAQLARGVDPWPDVLLEDFASALEVRLHDPRWKIALLTAKVTQQGMVASGPLIRQRARWTQGAMQCLPYLPRLWRSPAHPVTRVEFSYFILAPWLNMLLILSVLSQPVRRVLGEQGLAWPTWLGTVFTVLPLALQLNWALRYRAERGLSWWTVPYTLLSLPVYTAALLSSTFLAYRNHFTGRQGWYKSVRHDEPGGQELSPPEVSSIQPDPHLRAAPQRSRTVASSGD, from the coding sequence GTGAAGACGCTTTTTTCCGTTCTGGACCTGATCAGCCTTCTCCTCTTCGTCCTATACGCCACGCAGCAGGTGCTGAGTGCCCTACAGCGGCGTCCCAAACCGCCCGTCGCGGGGGAGGGCGCTCGCCTCACCTTCCTGATTCCAGCGCTCAACGAGGCGGGCGTGATTGGCCCCACGCTGGACAACCTGCGCCGCACCGTTCCCGGCGCCCGGCTGGTGGTGATCGACGACGCCAGCGACGACGGTACCGCCGAGATCGTGGCGGAGCTTGCCGCCCGTGACCCGCAGGTGCTGCTGCTGCGCCGGCACCTGCCAGGAGCCCGGCAGAACAAAAGCCGGGCGATGAAGTGGGCGGTCGAACACCTGCTGACTGCCGGGCCCCTGGCTGGGCGGGACCTGACGCAGGAAGTCCTGGTGGTGCTGGACGCCGACGGGCAGATTGGCCCCGACTTCGCGCCGCAGGTACGGGGCGCTTTTGCAGACCCCGACGTGATGGCGGCCCAGGGCTGGATGCGCTTTCGGCAGACGGGCGCGCCGGGTGGCTGGGCGGGGGTCTGGAGCCGGATGCTCCTGTTTCAGCAGGACCTGGAGACGTTTATCGTCGGCCGGATTCAGCGGTTGCGCGCGCTTGGACACACGGTGGCCCTGACGGGCAACGGCCAGTGCATGCGCGCGAGCTACGTGGCCGCGCAGCTCGCGCGGGGCGTGGACCCCTGGCCGGACGTGCTGCTCGAAGACTTCGCCAGCGCCCTGGAAGTTCGCCTGCATGACCCCCGCTGGAAAATTGCCCTGCTGACCGCCAAGGTCACGCAGCAGGGCATGGTGGCCTCCGGGCCGCTGATTCGCCAGCGGGCCCGCTGGACGCAGGGCGCGATGCAGTGTCTGCCCTACCTGCCCCGGTTGTGGCGTTCGCCGGCTCATCCTGTCACCCGGGTGGAGTTCAGCTACTTCATCCTCGCGCCGTGGCTGAACATGCTGCTGATCCTGTCGGTCCTCAGCCAGCCCGTGCGGCGGGTGCTGGGGGAGCAGGGCCTGGCATGGCCCACCTGGCTGGGCACCGTCTTCACCGTGCTGCCCCTCGCGCTGCAGCTCAACTGGGCGCTGCGATACCGCGCCGAGCGCGGGCTCTCGTGGTGGACGGTGCCCTACACCCTGCTTAGCCTGCCGGTGTACACGGCGGCACTCCTGAGCAGCACGTTCCTGGCCTACCGCAACCACTTCACTGGACGCCAGGGCTGGTACAAGAGCGTACGCCACGACGAGCCGGGAGGCCAGGAACTCTCGCCCCCCGAGGTTTCCTCGATACAACCCGACCCCCACCTGCGGGCCGCGCCGCAACGCTCGCGGACAGTGGCGAGTTCGGGAGACTGA
- a CDS encoding bifunctional 5,10-methylenetetrahydrofolate dehydrogenase/5,10-methenyltetrahydrofolate cyclohydrolase, translating to MADQQPQSLPGKPLADGVTRGVREALTGWSALEPRFEPHLVSVLASHDPASRVYVESKARRARRLGVRFTVRDLGTGTTQDELHAELQRLSADEDVHGIVLELPLAAGLDADAALLHIAPRKDVEGLTPANLALIAAGREPEALLPPTPRSVRFLLREALGDDLRGLRAAIIGPGRTVGRPLAFMLNNRGVTVTLCNEHTRDLAVVLAGQDAVVVAVGRAGLLRPEHVQAHHVIIDAGINVQATEEGGVVGDAVPDLPVRAQTPVPGGVGPLTSALMYQNLVRAVRLQRGEPVE from the coding sequence ATGGCAGACCAACAACCTCAATCCTTGCCCGGCAAGCCCCTCGCCGACGGGGTGACGCGCGGCGTGCGGGAGGCACTCACGGGGTGGAGCGCTCTGGAGCCACGCTTTGAGCCGCATCTCGTCAGCGTGCTGGCCTCCCATGACCCGGCCTCGCGCGTGTATGTGGAGAGCAAGGCGCGGCGGGCGCGGCGGCTGGGAGTGCGCTTCACCGTGCGGGACCTGGGCACCGGGACGACGCAAGACGAGCTCCACGCCGAGTTGCAGCGTCTCTCGGCCGACGAGGATGTTCACGGCATCGTGCTGGAATTGCCACTCGCCGCCGGGCTTGACGCCGACGCCGCGCTGCTGCACATTGCGCCGAGGAAGGACGTGGAGGGCCTCACGCCCGCCAACCTCGCCCTCATCGCAGCGGGCCGGGAACCCGAGGCCCTGCTGCCGCCCACGCCGCGCAGCGTGCGCTTTCTGCTCCGGGAGGCGTTGGGCGACGACTTGCGCGGTCTGCGGGCCGCCATCATCGGTCCCGGGCGCACGGTGGGCCGTCCCCTCGCCTTCATGCTGAACAACCGGGGCGTGACGGTTACGCTGTGCAACGAGCACACCCGGGACCTCGCGGTGGTGCTGGCCGGGCAGGACGCGGTGGTCGTGGCGGTGGGCCGCGCCGGGTTGCTGCGGCCGGAGCATGTCCAGGCCCATCACGTGATCATTGACGCGGGCATCAACGTCCAGGCCACTGAGGAGGGCGGCGTGGTCGGCGACGCGGTGCCGGACCTCCCGGTGCGGGCGCAGACCCCCGTGCCCGGAGGCGTCGGTCCCCTGACCAGCGCCCTGATGTATCAGAACCTCGTGCGGGCGGTGCGGCTCCAGCGCGGCGAGCCGGTGGAATAG